A single window of Paenibacillus sp. SYP-B4298 DNA harbors:
- a CDS encoding CvfB family protein, producing the protein MSLVAGTTMKLTVEREVPPNGYFLTDGEQDVLLHYSEIVGDRPQPGDQIDVFLFFDTQDRPAATMRKPLIQLGELARLQVADIHPRLGCFLEIGLGRQLLLPLAELPEKREYRPQRGDEIFVTLGHDKSGRLIAKAATEAELAPLVFPAPQSWSNNWVEGWVTKTLQMGSFVLVDGGVVGFGVYGLIPAAERSGTLRVGQRVKARITHIREDGRVNLSMAPRKEIGRVQDADVILAFLKERPNGAMPYSDETPADVIKQKFGISKSAFKRALGKLMREGQIRQEGSWTYLQQDGQAASGGETDKP; encoded by the coding sequence ATGAGTCTTGTAGCCGGAACGACGATGAAGCTGACGGTGGAGCGCGAGGTGCCGCCCAACGGTTATTTTCTGACGGATGGGGAGCAGGATGTGCTGCTGCACTACAGCGAGATTGTGGGCGACCGCCCGCAGCCTGGCGACCAGATTGATGTATTCCTGTTCTTCGATACCCAGGATCGACCGGCAGCCACGATGCGCAAGCCGCTCATCCAATTGGGCGAGCTGGCCAGGCTGCAAGTAGCGGACATTCATCCGCGCCTCGGCTGCTTCCTGGAGATCGGCCTTGGGCGTCAGCTCCTGCTGCCGCTGGCGGAGCTGCCCGAGAAGCGCGAATATCGCCCGCAGCGTGGCGACGAGATATTCGTCACGCTGGGGCATGACAAGAGCGGACGGCTGATCGCCAAGGCGGCTACCGAGGCGGAGCTGGCGCCGCTCGTGTTCCCGGCTCCACAATCATGGAGCAACAATTGGGTGGAAGGCTGGGTAACGAAGACGCTGCAGATGGGCTCATTTGTGCTGGTTGACGGCGGTGTCGTCGGCTTTGGCGTCTATGGTCTCATCCCTGCTGCGGAGCGCAGCGGCACGCTGCGCGTCGGCCAGCGGGTGAAGGCGCGCATTACCCATATCCGCGAGGATGGGCGCGTCAATCTGTCGATGGCGCCGCGCAAGGAGATTGGCCGGGTGCAGGATGCGGATGTGATTCTCGCTTTCTTGAAGGAGCGTCCCAATGGCGCCATGCCGTATTCGGACGAGACACCTGCCGATGTCATCAAGCAGAAGTTCGGTATCAGCAAGTCTGCCTTCAAGCGGGCGCTCGGCAAGCTGATGCGCGAGGGGCAGATTCGACAGGAAGGTAGCTGGACATATCTTCAGCAGGATGGACAGGCTGCGTCAGGCGGGGAAACGGACAAGCCATAG
- the rsfS gene encoding ribosome silencing factor, with amino-acid sequence MQIAAEAAEDKKAGRIVALNLMGISLVADYFVICHGNSDTQVQAIATEIRKRVEEKGGRLRGVEGIDSARWVLMDLGDVVVHVFHRDERDYYNLERLWSDAKVVEFA; translated from the coding sequence ATGCAGATTGCCGCTGAAGCGGCTGAGGACAAAAAAGCTGGACGGATCGTGGCATTGAACCTGATGGGAATATCGCTGGTGGCGGATTATTTCGTCATCTGCCACGGCAATTCGGATACACAGGTACAGGCGATTGCCACCGAGATTCGCAAGCGGGTTGAGGAGAAGGGCGGACGGCTGCGCGGCGTTGAAGGGATCGACTCTGCTCGCTGGGTGCTGATGGATCTGGGCGATGTGGTCGTGCATGTATTCCACCGCGATGAGCGGGATTATTACAATCTGGAGCGTCTCTGGTCTGACGCTAAGGTTGTGGAATTCGCATGA
- the yqeK gene encoding bis(5'-nucleosyl)-tetraphosphatase (symmetrical) YqeK yields MNREKLMEAVRPQMPEKRWKHTLGVMETSIQLAQQYGADPVAAEQAAILHDVAKYWSVGAMEEAIREEGLHTEVLQYDKELWHAHAGAYVAYRDYGIESQEILDAIRYHTSGRVGMTLLEKVVWLADLIEPGRRFPGVEEIRLLAERDLSGALVAGFDTTLRFLLEQRKTIYPLTVLARNALLAEHKQQLQGG; encoded by the coding sequence ATGAATCGTGAGAAGCTAATGGAAGCTGTTCGTCCGCAGATGCCGGAGAAGCGCTGGAAGCATACGCTTGGTGTGATGGAGACGTCCATTCAGCTCGCACAGCAGTACGGAGCCGATCCTGTGGCGGCCGAGCAGGCAGCGATATTGCATGATGTCGCTAAATATTGGAGCGTCGGCGCCATGGAAGAGGCGATTCGTGAGGAAGGGCTGCACACCGAAGTGCTGCAATACGATAAGGAATTGTGGCATGCTCATGCCGGAGCATACGTGGCCTATCGCGACTATGGGATCGAGAGCCAGGAGATTTTGGATGCGATCCGTTATCATACGTCCGGACGAGTAGGCATGACGCTGCTGGAGAAGGTAGTCTGGCTGGCTGATCTGATCGAGCCGGGCAGACGTTTTCCAGGGGTTGAGGAGATTCGCTTATTGGCGGAGCGCGACCTGAGTGGCGCGCTCGTGGCGGGCTTCGACACGACCTTGCGTTTTCTGCTGGAGCAGCGCAAGACGATCTATCCGTTAACTGTGCTGGCGCGCAATGCGCTGCTGGCTGAACACAAACAACAACTACAGGGAGGCTAA
- a CDS encoding class I SAM-dependent DNA methyltransferase, with product MRAYRQFASVYDRLMEDMPYPQWLAFARQCWERYGMPTSVADIGCGTGAIAIPLARSGFEVYGIDLSADMLSIARSKWEDGSSSQLRSQPGSLMLLQQDMREWELPQQVDSVISFCDCINYLTEEEDVEAMLAATCHALKDGGVFIFDVHPPSQLERYAQEQPFVLDDRDVAYIWTCELDEQRCEIEHRLSIFAREGSGQDALFQRIEETHTQRAYDPVWLSGALLRAGFSKVELFADFALQAPGEESERLFFVAVKAPQA from the coding sequence ATGAGAGCATACCGGCAATTCGCCTCAGTCTATGACCGCTTGATGGAGGATATGCCGTACCCGCAATGGCTGGCCTTTGCCCGTCAATGCTGGGAGCGGTACGGGATGCCGACATCCGTGGCGGACATCGGCTGCGGGACAGGAGCGATCGCCATCCCGCTCGCTCGCTCGGGCTTTGAAGTTTACGGAATTGACCTGTCGGCGGATATGCTGTCCATTGCCCGGAGCAAATGGGAGGATGGAAGCTCAAGCCAACTGCGCTCACAGCCTGGATCGCTCATGCTGCTGCAGCAGGATATGAGGGAGTGGGAGCTGCCTCAGCAGGTAGACAGCGTGATCTCCTTCTGCGACTGCATCAACTACCTGACGGAGGAGGAGGATGTGGAGGCGATGCTGGCAGCGACGTGCCATGCGCTCAAGGACGGCGGGGTGTTTATCTTCGACGTGCATCCTCCATCGCAGCTTGAGCGCTATGCGCAGGAGCAGCCCTTCGTGCTGGATGATCGCGACGTCGCCTACATATGGACATGTGAGCTGGATGAGCAGCGTTGCGAGATTGAGCACCGTCTCTCCATCTTCGCCCGTGAAGGAAGCGGGCAGGATGCGCTGTTCCAGCGGATTGAGGAGACGCATACTCAGCGCGCCTATGATCCGGTCTGGCTGAGCGGCGCGTTGCTGCGCGCAGGCTTCTCCAAGGTGGAGCTATTCGCTGACTTTGCGCTGCAAGCGCCGGGGGAGGAGAGCGAGCGGCTATTCTTCGTGGCTGTGAAGGCGCCACAGGCTTGA